In Campylobacter massiliensis, the DNA window AAACTAAAAGTCGCCGAAGTCGGCGCCAAGATAATGCAAAAACTGCCCGAAAAAGGTACGCAAGAGCAGAAATTGGCAGCATTTAGCAATATCTTAAAAGAGATAACCGACACCAGTACGGCTGCAGAGGTGGCAACCGCCATAAAGACTCAAGCTCTAGTAAATAATGTCAAAACTGTTGAAAATCAGGAATTTGCCAAAATCATAGCCGGAGCCTTTGAAGGCACGACGCAAGAACAAATCGAGCGAGTGCTTGAAGATTTAGGTAAAAACGGAAATTTCATGTACCGCGAGATAACCGATAATGACGGCTTTATGAAGCTAGTTAGCGGTAGTGACGTTGGCGTGAAAGCTGAGGGCGTAGACTATGCTGTTTATAAGGGCATCGATGGAAAATATTACAAAGACGAGGGCGGCAAAAAGGTTGTCGCCGATATAAGTCTAGCAAAACTTAAAATTTCAAGCGTCAAACTGCCTACGAATGAAATTTATACATTTAAAAAGCCCGTTACCAAGAGTGAAGAAGTGCTAAAATCGTACACGGTACAGAGTATCCTAAAAGAGAAAAAAGAAGGCGACGTGCTAACGATAGATAAAAGCTCGATGCTCTTTGGTGCCGATAAAAATATTTCCGAGCTGCTAACGGATATGAAAACGCTCGTAACGGCGTATTATTCGAGTAAAATTTATGAATTTGGCTTGCCTGAAAACGTAAATTTTAGAGTCTTGGATACGCCGGCAAATTTACAGCAAAAAGGCGTCGCAGAGGTGTTAGCGCTTTTAGGCGAGCGTATAAAAAGCGTAGATGTAAATCAAGAAAATAGCTTATTTGAGATTAATATTTCACAGTTTAAGAGTCTAAAAAGTAAATTTACGAGCGCTAGCGATGAAACTAAGGCTATCGCAAATTTCGGTATGTTTAAAGATTCATTGGCGTTAAAAGAGAATGTTTTACTGAAAGATAGTATTGCAAATTTTAAAGCAGCTTTGGAAAACTCAAGCGACTTAAATACCTTAAAAGCTGCAAATAGTATCGACATTACCGACGAGCAAGGTGTTTTAGACTTGAGCTTGGTTCAGTATTCGCTTCTGAAAGATAAATTTAGCGATACAAACGATAGTTTACAGGTGCTGGACGTCACCGGAGCAGTAGCTGCAAGCAAGGCTAAGGATATTTTTAGTCTGTCTGCAAATGCTTCAAATTTGACGATTTCTGATTTTTCAAACGATGATAAGATAAATTTTAAAAATTTAGGCATCAACGAAAAGGTAGAGGCGCAAAATTTAGGCCTCGCCGCAAATGCCGGCAAGGAGATCAAAAACGGTAACATTTACAGTGTAAAAATGGATGAAAATATAGCCGGCAAGGACTACGGCGGGAAAGATTTTGCAGAGCTTATCGCTGAAAGCGGAAAGGCTTTTAAAAATACAACTTCAAATCAAGAAGACACCAAGGCTGTGGTCGCCGTACAGGGCAAGGATATAACCCAGCTTTATAAGATCGTAGCGGACGGTAACGGCACACTAGAAAGCAGCGAGATCTCGCTGATAGGAGTGATAACCGCCGAAAAAGATGGAGCAAGCATTGGTGCCGAGTTGAATGAACAAAATATCTTAATAGACTAGGGAAAAATATGTCAAAAGATAAAAAAAACAACGGAGAATGCGACTACGAGCACGAGCTTCGAAAGCTGCAAATCGAGCTTTTAAAATTTCAAAACCACGTAAAAGAGCAGGGCCTGCGCGTACTCATCATCATCGAGGGGCGCGACGCGGCGGGCAAGGGCGGCTCGATAAAGCGTCTAACCGAACACCTAAATCCGCGCGGATGCCGTATCGTGGCGCTTGAAAAGCCAAGCGACGTCGAGCGCTCGCAGTGGTATTTCCAGCGTTACGTCGCGCATTTACCGAGTGCGGGCGAGATCGTGATCTTTGACCGCTCGTGGTACAACCGCGCTGGCGTCGAGCCTGTGATGGGCTTTTGCACGCAAGAAGAGCACAAGGAGTTTTTGCGCGAGGTGCCTAAATTTGAGGAGATGATCAAAAACTCGGGCATTATTTTCTTTAAATTTTACCTCTCGGTTTCAAAAGAGGAGCAAAAAAAGCGCTTTAAAGAGCGCCTCACCGACCCGCTCAAGCAGTTTAAAATTTCGCCCGTAGACGAGAAAAGCCAGGAGCTCTGGGATCAGTACACCATCGCCAAATACTCAATGTTGCTAGCCTCAAACACGCCGTTTTGTCCGTGGACGATCATCGTTTCAGATAGCAAAAAGCAGGCTCGCATAAACCTTTTTAGGCATATCCTTGCAAACGTCGATTACCCGAAAAAAATAGACGCCAAAAACTTTGAGTGCGATGAAGGTATCGTAAGGAGCGGCGAGGAGGAGATACGCCAGATGGAGGCAAATCTCAAAAACGAGAAGCTATCCAAGATGAACGGGTAGGGCGAGTTTGGGTCAAATTTGACGCGCGGCGCGGCAAACGGCCTCGCTAAAATTTGACTCGGCCGTTAAATTTATACGCAGGCGGTCAAACCCGCGCATTTTTGATACGAATGGCGGAATAGGCACTCATCTGTTTAAATTTACTGGTCGCTTTTGCAAATTTAACAAAGCCGAGCAGGATGAAAATTTAACTCAAATTTGCCAAAATTCATCACCACTAGGTAGATCAAATTTAAACCGCGCAGAGACGTTACTCGCGCATTTTGCGCCAAATTTGACTAAATATCTTCCAGGTCATCCACGCCGTACCATGCGCCAACTAGCAAAGCCTGAGCTGTCGCCGTTATAGCCGCATCCGCGTAGTAAAGCACGGAGCCTGGATTTGCTTTTAGAAAAAGTACCGTGAGGCTAGATGCGACAGAGACTATGAGTATGATGGAGTGAAATTTAAACAGCGGATTTTGCGTGATACGCGCTAGTCTAAAGTTTAAAATCATCCAAAAAATCAGCGTAACTACAAGCAAAACGAGGAATAAAAGCGTAAAAATAGGATTGTAAAGTATCCCGGCTAGCAGAGCTGCCGCCGTAACAATCCCTAGCACCCAATACGCGTGAAACGGCCGCATGAGATTAGTCTCGCACATGGGCTGGAGCTTTTTAAGCGCCTTATAAAGATAAACGAGCGCAAGTATGCTTAGCGCCGTCCAGCTATGCTTTTCTTGAAGTTCCGGGAAAAAGTCCGCAACATAAGTCACCAAAATCGTAAAGGACATAAAACAAGCCGAAATTATCCCCTCCTGCTTTGCTTTTTCGATGATTTGAGTTTTGTCTTCGGTGAAATTTTGTTCGTTTTCGTCCACTTTACTCCTCCTTTATCATAGTCCAGGCGTATAGATAAAATGCAGTCGGCAGCACGTAGAGTATCGCGATGGCTAGCGCTGCAAGCAGTATGGAAAAGACCGCCGTAAAATAGCCCATAGATAGCATTATCTGCAGCGCAAAGGCGATAATAAAGCTAGTGATAGCGAAAAATACGTAAGTCTTAAAAAGATTGTTTTCCGTAATCTTTGCAAGGCTGAAATTTAACTTAGCCCAAAGGACGGCAAGATAGATGGTGATAGCTAGTATAAAAAGTCCCGCCAGCCCAGTACCAGCAGTAGTAGGTCGGTCCTCTATGCCGCGTATAAAGCCAAACGCTATACCAACTGCCGCAAATACGATAGATCCAAAAATCATCTGTTTATAGATGCTAAGCACGTCGGCGTCGTAAATTTCCTCTAGTTTTTTAAGCGCGTACCACATATAAACGGCCGCGGCGAGAAAAAGCACGAAATTTACCGAGCCTTCAAGCAGTTTTATTAGCTGCTCTTGCGACTCGTCGTGCGGCTGCGTAAATATCAGATAAAGCTTGGCAAAAAACGATACAGCAACGGTCGCTAGCATAAGCTGACACGAGATGATACCCTGCCTTTTGGCTGCTTTTAGCGTTTCTCGTTCGTTAGAATTTTCATGCGCGTTTTCTTTTTGGGGCGGAATTTTATTTGCTTGGCTTTGATCGGCGTCAAATTTGAGCTCCGTTGCTAGCTCGTTACGGCTGCTAAAATTTGGTTCGTTTGCGTTTTGCGTGTTTAAATTTAGCCTATCGCCGCACTGGTTGGTCAAATTTATCTCGATTTCATTTTGCTCGTTTGAGAAATTTTCCACACTGATCCACGCCGCGAGCAATACGCCCGAAGTCGCTAGATCAAAGAGCGCATTTGCGAGAGGTTCAAATTTGACGATAGAGGCAATGAGAGCTGGCGAGAGGACCTCTAGCATGCCGTAGGTGAAGTTTGCGCCCAGGCTAGCGGCAAGCATCCACGCGTAAATGCCAAAAAGCGCGTAGCCCGAGGCCTTTGCGAGTTTGAGATTTATGACGACCCACGCGACCAAGACAGCAAATACTGCAAGCGGGATGATGACGCGGGAGATGAGCCTGAGATAATTTTCGTCAAAAACGTAGAGCGCGACCGTGCAGAGGATCACTGCTAAAAAGCCGTTGTAGGCGTATTTGAAGATGGTAAAGACGTTTGAGTTTGATAGCTCCTGCGCGCGGATGAGCGCGTAGTGGAAAAACGTCAGTGCAAACAGCCATGCTAGCGTGCGAACGATCCAAAACAGGCTCTGATCGCTCGCTAGAAAACTCGCGCTCGCACACAGGATGCAAACTGCGCCGAGGATGCCTTGGTTTCTTGCTTTATTAAAATTTCTATCCATTTTTCTCTTTCGGCGGTTTTGGTTTTAAATTTGCAAAATTTGACGCTCAAATTTTCGTCAAATTTGACGGCTAGTAAAAGAGAAAATATACATAAATTTGTTTTAAACGGTTATTAAATTTACTGTGTTGTAAGCATCAAATTTAGACAGTATAGAGGTATTGGAAGTTAAATTTATACACTGTAGAGTTAAATTTGATAGCCCAAATTTACTTGGACTATCAAATTTAGGAAAGTTTACTTAGTCGCGTTTTTGTCCGCTTTATCTTCACCCTTCACCTCTTTAGGTGCTACATAATCCTCCCCAAAATATGCCTTCTTTATCTCTTCTTTTTTGATTGCGGCTTTCTTTTCGTAGATTTTGTATTCAGGCTTCCAGTAGTTTAGCATATTGTTTAGCCCGCTGTGGCCTACCTCGGCGTGACAGCTAGCGCAGGTTAGTTGCTTATCCGTATTTAGCAAGCTTTGATAGTGAGCGTGCATCTTTTGGGCTTGGGCTGAGGTTAGCTTATTATCCACCAAATTCGTATGGCAGCTAACGCAACCGTTATCAAATACGAAGTGCTCTCTTTTCTCTCTGTTTTTATGCCAGTCTATAGCCTCCGGATCTTTAAAGAAATGAATATATCCCTCCATTAGTCCGTTTCTGGCTTTAACTAAGACGTATTTAGCTAGGTTATCATGAGGTATGTGGCAGTCTACGCATTTAGCCCTTACTCCGCTTTTGCCTTTGCCGCTGTGAACGTCGTTACTATAAGCTATAACCATAGGATCCATCTCGTGGCACACTACGCAAAACTTCTCTCCGCTAGTTTCTTCTAGGGCGTAATGCACGGGAAGTACGACTAAAAATCCTATAATGCCGCTTACTAATATAATAAGCGCTAGTACTTTCTTTGAAATTTTCATGGCGTTACCCCCATCCATTGCGGAACTTCGTGTTCGTGGCACTCCGTGCACATATTGGTTGATTTTTTATGCTCGTTGTGGCACTCGTCGCAGTATAGCGTAGGGCCGTCGTGAACCGAGTTGTGGGGATTTGCTTTTAGCAGATCCATGTATTCTAGTCTTTTAGCTATCTTTTTCTTGTCGCCGTGACAGGATATACAGCCTTTATCGCCAATAGATTTAAATTTACTAGCGTCGTTTCCTTGTCCTTCGTGACAATCAAGACAGGTGAAGCTTAGCTTTTCGTGGTGAGGCTTTAAAGGGTGTTTGGCTCGCAGCTCGTCGGTGACGTTAAGATCAGTTAAAGACGTTATCTTTGCACCTAAGGCTTCTGCGCTAAATGCAAAAGAGCATAGTAGCATAGACGCGCACAAGGCGAGAAACGCTTTATGTTTCATGCGAATTTCCTTTCTATGTGGATTTAAAGAGACGCGTTCTCTTTGTCGTTAAATTTGAGGGGCAAATTTGGTTTTTAAATTTAACTCTTTAAGTAAAAAACAACCTCAAACGGTTGTTTTTTACTTTGTTGTAAAGGGGGTGGGGGCTTAAATTTTGCTTCGCCATGCTCGCAACTGCAAGCAGACGCGAAGTCGCTCCCCACCCCCTTTAATCCCCCTCCCCCTACGACGCTTTTAAGGTGGCGACACTGCTTTGCTGACGCAAAGCGTCGCAGTTTGGGAAGTAAATTTTATAAATTTACCATCAAATTTAAAAGTACCGCAAGCCGAATTCTCGAATTGAATCTTAAATTTGGCTTGCGATACGAAATAAGATTTGCAAGTATTTTGAGGCGATTTTTGGGGTTTTCTGCTTCGCAAGCTCGCAGCTGCAAGCAGAAGAAGTTTAAATTTGACAAACTTCGTTTCTTGCAAAGCAGTAAGCAAAGCGCAGCTGAAAAGCGCTCAAAAAATGCAAATTTAAAACAAGTTATCGCGAGCTTTGGGCGAGGCGGATCTAAATTTTAGAGCGCAGATAGAACATTTCGTTCATCTAGCGATAAAATTTAGATCAAACGATGTATAAACTCGCGAGAACTTCGTTTTATGGTTAGCCTATATTCTCTCCCGCAATCATACCAAACGTTAAGCAGTCAGCTATCGCTACGCTACCTAAGCGGCTAGCTCCGTGTACGCCGCCGGTGATCTCGCCTGCGGCAAATAATCTTGGGATCGGCATCTCTGTTTGTAGAGATATAACCTGAGCTTTGGTATTGATATCGATACCGCCCATAGTGTGGTGAAGTTTTGGCGTACCGCGCATAGCGTAGAAAGGCGGTTTAGAGATATCTACGCCGTTTGTAGTGGTTTTATCCATAGGTTTACCGAAATCCTCGTCTTTGCCTGATTTAACGAAGCTATTATATCTCTCGACGGTCTTTTTAAGCTCTGCGGCAGGGATTTTATAAGCCGCAGCTAGCTCGTCTAGGGTTTCAAATTTCTTTAGTACGCCAGATTCTAGCGGTTTAGTGTAGTGCTCAGGTATGACCATATTTTTTACGCCCTCGCTATCGCAGAAGTTGATAGGATAGATATCGGCTTTTGCGTCGATTACTTTAAACATAGCTTGAGAGCGGGTGCGGCGGTCTGCTAGCTCGTTCATATAGCGCTTGCCGGTTCTTGGATCGACTGAGATACCATAGCGGAAGCTTCCGTTTACGTTAAACATAGAGCCAACGCCAAAGCCTTTTTCGTCAGGGCATGCCCATGGACCAAACTGTATCCAGCTTAGCTGAACAGGGGTAGCGCCGATCCTAAACGCCTCTTTCATAGCGCCTGCGGTTGCGCCCGGGTGGTTGGTGCTATCTGTGCTAGGTAGGATAGATGGATCTTGGACTTGTCTAAAGAATACGTCGCGGCAGAATCCTCCTGCGGCTAGTACTACGCCTTTTTTAGCTTTTATAACTTTTTTAGTTCCCGTAGTGTTTTCGGCGTCGTCTTTTTGGCTCTTTGGATCAAATTTATAATCCTCTCTAATGATCACTCCGTCTACGCCGCCGTCTTCGCCTAGGACGAATTCGTCAAATTTAGCTCTTTGTCTTAGCTCGCAGCCTTGTAGGTTTTTAAAGTGTTCTACCATCGGCTGAACGATACCAGATCCCGAGCCGTTAGCGGTCTGAAGCGATCTAGGTACGCTGTGCCCGCCTGCGTGGGTAACTTTATCTATGTATTTAGCGCCGCATTTTAGAGTTAGTTTATATGCGTCTTGCGCGCGAGTAGCGATGGTGTCGATTAGATCTACGTGGTTTAGGCCGCGGCCGGCTTTTAGGCAGTCTTTGATAAATAGCTCGTTACTATCTTTGATGCCTTCGGCTTTTTGCTTGTCGCTGTTTGGAACGGCAAATATGCCGCCGTTAATTACGGAGTTACCGCCGACTCGTCCCATCTTTTCTAGGATTAGGACTTTGTTGCCCTTTTCGGCTGCGGTGATACCGGCCGCAAGTCCTGCAAAACCAGAGCCCACGATAACTACGTCCCACTCCTCGTCAAATTTGACGTCTTTAGCGTTAACAGCTGCTTGCGCATTTACCGCACCTAGAGCCAAGGCTCCTGCGCCTACCATACTTAACTTAACAAAATCTCTTCTTGAAACGTTTGAGTTTTTCATAGCTTCTCCTTAAATTTACGTTAGCTATCTACCTGTAAATCTTTAATTTACGACTATACTCTAAATACCTTTTATTACTATTGGCGTCTTCGGGCGTCCTCCTTAGATTAAATTTATTTTATCTAGTGTTATTATAGGACTTAACTTTAAAGAATAAGCTTAAATGAAGGTGTAATTTATAATTTATTAGTAATATTTAAAGATTTATTTAGCCTAAAAACGTGACTATATCGCGATAGGGATAGAACAAAAATAAAATCGAATTTATGTGGTTAAATTTGGGGTGGGGCGTGGGAATTTAGAGATAGAAGAGTGTTTTTTGGCGGGATTGGGATAAATTATAATTTTTTGGAAATGGGTAGGTGGAATTTGAGGGCGCCGAATATTTTATCAGAAAAAAAGAAAGTAAAAATTTGAGAATATTTTTCGGTGGTGTCCCCAACAGGATTTGAACCTGTGGCCTCAGAATTAGGAATTCTGCGCTCTATCCAGCTGAGCTATGAGGACACAAAATACGTTAAATTTGTAAAATGAAAGCCATTTTAAGCACAAAGGATAAAATGGGAATTAAATTTAAAGGCGAGGATTTACATCCCCGCCAAATTCGGCTTAGCCGTTTCTTTTCTTTATAATCTCTTCGCTGACGTTCTTTGGAACTTCCTCATAGTGGTCAAATTCCATAGAATAAGTCGCGCGACCTTGCGTCATAGAGCGAAGATCCGTAGAGTAACCAAACATTTGAGCTAGCGGGCAGAAAGCCGTGATGATCTTGCTTCCGTTTCGCTCGTCCATAGAGTTTACTTGTCCGCGGCGTTTGTTTAAGTCGCCGATAACGTCGCCCATATAATCCTCAGGCGTCTCAACCTCGACCTTCATCATAGGCTCAAGGATAACCGCACCCGCCTTTCTAGCGCCCTCTTTGAAGCCCATAGAAGCAGCGAGTTTAAACGCCATTTCAGATGAGTCGACTTCGTGGTAGCTACCGTCAAATAGGGTAACTTTAACGTCCTCGACCGGATAGCCGGCAAGCACGCCGTTTTGAAGCGCTTCTTTGCAGCCTTTTTCAACTGCAGGGATATATTCTTTAGGAACCACGCCGCCTTTAATATCGTTAACGAACTCAAATCCGCTAGCCGCAGGTAGCGGCTCAAGGCGCAAGAATACGTGTCCGTACTGACCGCGACCGCCTGATTGCTTGGCGTATTTATACTCTTGTTCGACTGTTTTGCGGATAGTCTCGCGGTATGCGACTTGCGGTTGACCTACTTCGGCATCGACTTTAAACTCGCGTAGCATTCTATCTACGATGATCTCAAGATGAAGCTCGCCCATACCGCTGATGATGGTTTGACCGCTCTCTTCGTCGGTGCCCACTCTAAAGCTTGGGTCTTCTTGAGCTAGTTTTTGAAGCGCGATAGCCATTTTTTCTTGGTCGGCTTTAGTTTTTGGTTCGACGGCAACGCTGATAACCGGCTCAGGGAAGTCCATCTTCTCAAGGATAACCTTGTCTTTTTCGCTCGCGAGCGTATCGCCGGTTAGGGTATTTTTTAGACCTACGACCGCGCCGATCTCGCCCGCGTGAAGAACCGAAATTTCCTCGCGTTTGTTTGAGTGCATTTTTAGCAAGCGACCGATTCTTTCTTTATTATCCTGAACAGTATTGTAAGCATAGCTACCGCTCTCAAGGCTACCGCGATAAACACGGATAAATGTAAGCTGTCCGACAAACGGGTCGGTCATAATCTTAAACGCAAGAGCTGCAAATTCGCCGTTATCGGTGCTTTCTACCGTTACTTCGCTACCGTCTTCATAAACGCCCTTAATCGCCTCGATCTCATCCGGTGCAGGCAAATATGCTACGACCGCGTCAAGTAGGGGCTGGATGCCTTTATTTTTAAATGCCGTTCCGCAAAGCATAGGAGTTATCGTCATTCTTAAGCAACCCGCTTTGATACCTTTTTTGATCTCTTCTTCGCTTAGCTCCTCGCCTGAGAAAAATTTCTCCATCAAGCTATCATCGGTTTCAGAAACCGCTTCGATTAACTTAGTGCGGTACTCTTCAGCTTTTTCTTTTACCTCTGCAGGGATTTCTATCTCTTTATAGTCAGTCGGCTTTTTGTCGTCTTCCCAAACGTAAGCTTTCATCTTAACAAGATCGACCACGCCTCTAAAGTTATCCTCTGCACCGATAGGAATTTGAATAGGCACAGGATTTGCTTTTAGGCGGTTTCTGATTTGAGACTCGACGTTAAAGAAATTTGCGCCGATTCTGTCCATTTTATTTACAAAAACGATTCTTGGAACGTGATATTTATTTGCCTGTCTCCAAACGGTCTCAGACTGAGGCTGGACGCCGCCGACTGAGCAAAATACCGAAACAGCACCGTCAAGAACGCGCATAGAACGCTCGACTTCGATAGTAAAGTCGACGTGGCCCGGAGTGTCGATCAAATTTATCTGGTGATCTTTCCAAAAGCAAGTTGTCGCCGCAGACGTAATCGTGATGCCGCGCTCTTTTTCTTGCTCCATCCAGTCCATCGTAGCAGCGCCGTCGTGAACCTCGCCTATCTTGTGGCTCATACCCGTAAAGAACAAAATTCTTTCGCTGGTCGTAGTTTTACCGGCATCGATGTGAGCAGCTATACCGATGTTTCTAACCATATGTAAAGGGGTTTTTCTATCTGCCATACTAGCCTCCTCTTACCAGCGGTAGTGAGCAAACGCTTTGTTAGCTTCTGCCATTTTGTAGGTGTCTTCCTTCTTCTTGAAAGACGCGCCTTTTGAATTTGCCGCATCAAGTAGCTCGTTAGCTAGCTTATCGATCATGGTTCTTTCGCTTCTTTTTCTAGCAAAACCGATGATCCAGCGGATAGCAAGAGCTTGTTGGCGAGCCGGGCGAACCTCTACCGGTACTTGGTAGGTAGCGCCGCCGACGCGACGAGATTTAACCTCCATAAGAGGTTTAATGTTTTCGATAGCATCGTTAAATACATCTATACCTTTTACGTCGCCGCTTTTTTTCTCGATAGCTTTGATAGCGCCGTACATGATCTCGGTAGCGACGCTTTTTTTGCCGTCGTACATAAGAGAGTTAATAAATTTAGTGATTACCTTATTGCCGTAAATTGGATCCGGCATTACTTCCCTGACGGGAGCTTTTCTTCTTCTCATTTGATTATTCCTTCAAATTTTATAAATTTTACTCAAACCTATGCCGCTAATGGCATGGTCTGCGAACCTAAATTTTTATTTCTTTTTACCTGCTGCGGCTGCCGCTTGACCAGGTTTTGGACGTTTAGCGCCGTATTTTGAGCGAGAAACGGTTCTTTTCGCAACGCCTGCCGTATCAAGAGCGCCGCGTACGATGTGGTATTTAACGCCCGGTAAATCCTTAACACGACCGCCGCGCACTAGCACGATGCTGTGTTCTTGTAGGTTGTGGCCTTCACCGCCGATATAGCTGATCACTTCAAATCCGCTTGTAAGCCTCACTTTGGCAACTTTTCTCAAAGCCGAGTTTGGTTTTTTAGGAGTCGTAGTATAGACCCTGGTGCAAACTCCTCTTCTTTGAGGACACTCTTTTAGCGCTGGAGATTTTGACTTAAAAGTCACTTTCTTGCGCTCTTTTCTGACCAATTGATTAATGGTTGGCACAGTAATTCCTTTCGACTAAATTTATTAAAAAGACTTGATTTTATTTAAATTTGCCTTAATATAAGGTAAATTTCATCTTTAAGGCCGAGTTTTATCCTGCTAATCTTTTCTAATCGCGTACTTTCCGCTTCCGCTAAAGATAATGCAAAGCGATAAAGCGATGTAAAGATATAAAATTTCGGCCTTAAAGCCGCCGACGTTTGTAAGCTCAAGTAAATTTCCAAGTCCGTGGTAGGCGTACATTATCGTTAGGCTCGTACCGATAACGAGCAATGCTCCGATCCTTGAAAATATCCCTAGAATTATCATTAGCGGCGCAACAACCTCGCCTATATAGGAGCCGTAAGCCACAATCTCAGATAAGCCGGCTTTTGTTAAAATACTTTTTACGCCGCCTATGCCGTATAAAATTTTTGCAAAGCCGTGCATAAAAAGGCAGACGCCAAGCCCTAGCCTCGCAAATAAAATTCCCAAATCGAAATTTTTCATTTTTACTCCGAATTTTCAAATTTAAAGGATGGATTTTATCTGATTAGTTTTAAAGCGAGGCAAATTTAAGCCCCGCCGAATTTGGCGAGGCTTGCGGAGTTAAATTTTAGTTTTGTTTTAGCTTGATCTTTTGATCTTGATAAAGACCCGTTCCGACAGGGATCATGCGTCCCAGAATGACGTTTTCTTTTAAATCCTCGAGGTGGTCGATCTTGGCTGCGATAGAAGCCTCGGTTAGAACCTTGGTCGTCTCTTGGAACGATGCGGCAGAGATTACGCTGTCGCTTCCGATAGCCGCGCGAGTAACGCCTAGCAAAATAGGTTCGGCAATCGCTGGTTGTCCGCCTATTTTCATAATTCTTTCGTTCTCTTCTTTAAATCTAGCGCGAGAAATCATATCTCCGGTAATGAAATTCGTATCGCCGCTATCTACGATTTTTACTTGACGAAGCATCTGAGAAACGATAATCTCAATGTGTTTGTCCGCAATTGCGACGCCCTGAGAGCGATAAACTTGTTGGATTTCGCTAATCAAATAGTAATGTAATGCCTTTTCGCCCAGAACCCTTAAAACGTCATGGC includes these proteins:
- the rpsL gene encoding 30S ribosomal protein S12: MPTINQLVRKERKKVTFKSKSPALKECPQRRGVCTRVYTTTPKKPNSALRKVAKVRLTSGFEVISYIGGEGHNLQEHSIVLVRGGRVKDLPGVKYHIVRGALDTAGVAKRTVSRSKYGAKRPKPGQAAAAAGKKK
- a CDS encoding DoxX family protein — its product is MKNFDLGILFARLGLGVCLFMHGFAKILYGIGGVKSILTKAGLSEIVAYGSYIGEVVAPLMIILGIFSRIGALLVIGTSLTIMYAYHGLGNLLELTNVGGFKAEILYLYIALSLCIIFSGSGKYAIRKD